In Allomuricauda ruestringensis DSM 13258, the following proteins share a genomic window:
- a CDS encoding DUF4401 domain-containing protein, translating to MDRIENIKKLLNTVRSSEGSGFTYDEGKILANYHNKKGEKSSLAIKILSALGGILASSAFIVVLFLLDVLDSEWSSIILGIVLIGTAIGINKKYETLIIDTFSVSIYVLGLILFILGMAMHHNVQEGHIAFLIVLIALSSLFFTQNYVISFISVLAIGASFLFLIISYHIPDAIHGYVLFYATALSYCFLNEASFLTAHPKLAKLYGPLRIGLIFSLLFGLVVIGKNGLVPISKNLIWMSSVASFFFILYLASHVLRTLQVRSTKNKWAAYVLCFLTLLPTLFAPAISGALLIVLLSFLVNHKTGLGVGIVALVYFVSQYYYDLNLSLLTKSIVLFSSGVVFLVFYLFFTKKTKTHEKV from the coding sequence ATGGACAGGATAGAAAATATAAAAAAACTGTTGAATACCGTACGCTCCTCGGAAGGAAGCGGATTTACTTACGATGAAGGTAAAATCCTTGCCAATTATCACAATAAAAAAGGGGAGAAATCCAGTTTGGCCATAAAAATCCTTTCGGCTCTTGGAGGTATTTTGGCCTCCTCTGCTTTTATCGTGGTTTTGTTCCTTCTCGATGTTTTAGATTCTGAATGGAGCTCCATAATCTTGGGTATCGTGCTTATTGGAACAGCCATTGGCATCAACAAAAAATATGAAACATTGATTATTGATACGTTTAGTGTGTCCATTTATGTGCTCGGGCTTATTCTTTTTATTTTGGGCATGGCAATGCATCATAACGTGCAGGAAGGACATATTGCGTTTTTAATCGTTCTAATTGCCCTGAGCAGCCTGTTCTTTACCCAAAACTATGTTATCTCTTTTATTTCCGTCCTCGCCATTGGTGCTTCTTTTTTGTTCTTGATCATTTCATACCACATCCCCGATGCCATACACGGCTATGTACTGTTTTACGCGACTGCCCTTTCGTATTGTTTTTTAAACGAGGCTTCCTTTTTGACCGCTCATCCCAAATTGGCAAAATTATATGGCCCCTTACGCATTGGGCTTATTTTTTCCTTGCTTTTTGGACTCGTTGTCATTGGCAAGAACGGGCTTGTTCCCATATCCAAAAATTTGATTTGGATGTCTTCCGTTGCTTCCTTTTTCTTTATCTTATACTTGGCCTCCCACGTTTTAAGAACACTACAGGTACGGTCAACAAAGAACAAATGGGCTGCCTATGTGCTGTGCTTTCTTACACTTTTGCCCACACTTTTTGCTCCCGCTATTTCCGGAGCCCTGCTTATAGTTCTTTTAAGCTTTTTGGTAAACCATAAAACTGGTTTGGGGGTGGGAATCGTAGCCTTGGTTTACTTTGTGTCGCAGTATTATTATGACCTTAACCTAAGTTTATTGACAAAATCCATTGTTCTGTTTTCATCAGGAGTGGTGTTCCTTGTTTTTTATCTGTTCTTCACTAAAAAAACCAAAACCCATGAAAAAGTATAG
- a CDS encoding GDYXXLXY domain-containing protein, with protein sequence MKKYSWIIILLNLFLFLGFFNYSVFQKEKLLDHGNLVFMELAPVDPRSLIQGDYMHLQYKLASEMVLDSIPPRGLCAIEPNADGVAQKIRVLRDNNAIGKNERIIKYSAKKWWGIRIGAESYFFQEGEAEKYENAKYGGLKVDAQGNSILIGLYDDTLKKIE encoded by the coding sequence ATGAAAAAGTATAGCTGGATCATCATACTCCTAAACCTTTTTCTTTTTTTGGGGTTTTTTAATTATTCCGTCTTCCAAAAGGAAAAACTATTAGATCATGGAAATTTGGTGTTCATGGAACTGGCCCCGGTCGACCCCAGGTCTTTGATTCAAGGTGATTACATGCACCTGCAATATAAATTGGCAAGCGAAATGGTCCTCGACAGTATTCCACCACGCGGTTTATGTGCCATTGAGCCAAATGCTGATGGGGTAGCACAAAAAATCAGGGTTTTACGTGATAACAATGCTATTGGCAAAAATGAACGTATCATTAAATATTCCGCAAAAAAATGGTGGGGCATACGCATTGGTGCAGAATCTTATTTTTTTCAAGAAGGGGAAGCGGAAAAGTATGAAAACGCCAAATACGGCGGCCTGAAGGTAGATGCTCAAGGAAACAGCATCTTGATAGGTTTATATGATGATACACTAAAAAAAATAGAATAA
- a CDS encoding S41 family peptidase, producing MKRLIKKQVLIPVLALAVLVGASSFKSDFFEIAKQIEIFTTLFKELNMNYVDETNPAELMDSAIKNMLGELDPYTQFLNEQDVESYKINNSGEYSGIGALVRSYENKLVVVEPYQGYAADKAGVKAGDEIIKIGETLVADFDDNAGELLKGANNSSVDVTFLRQGETKTATITREGVEVDAVPFYDIIDDKTGYIVLSRFNRKASKQTQSAMQDLKGRGAERLVLDLRGNPGGLLSEAINVTNLFVPKGELIVTTKSKVKKFNQEYRTKNKPEDEEIPLVVLIDGKSASASEIVSGGLQDLDRAVIVGARSFGKGLVQRPLKLTYGTQLKVTISRYYTPSGRCIQSLDYWNRDAQGNAVRNTDFKEFTTRNGRKVWDGGGVMPDITIESLKTNSLIDALEETNIVFDFATDYFYDHNFDSVENFNFSDGDYSAFKTYAQEQNFSYQTKTEKLLEESINGDDTLLGGNVQEKYKDLLLAVNKGKITALDTFKKEIQKKLEDEIITRYFYRDGLYKYYLDHDDAILTAKELLDDTSKYAAILK from the coding sequence ATGAAAAGATTGATTAAAAAGCAGGTTTTGATTCCCGTTTTGGCACTTGCAGTTTTGGTAGGTGCCAGTAGTTTTAAAAGTGACTTTTTTGAGATTGCCAAGCAAATAGAAATCTTTACTACGCTCTTTAAAGAACTCAACATGAACTATGTGGACGAGACCAATCCGGCGGAGCTGATGGATTCCGCCATAAAAAACATGTTGGGTGAACTGGATCCCTATACCCAGTTTTTGAACGAGCAGGATGTTGAATCGTACAAAATCAATAATTCGGGCGAATACTCGGGCATTGGTGCCCTTGTTCGCTCTTACGAAAACAAATTGGTGGTGGTTGAGCCCTATCAAGGGTATGCCGCCGATAAAGCTGGCGTAAAGGCCGGAGATGAAATTATTAAAATTGGGGAGACCTTGGTTGCCGATTTCGACGATAATGCCGGAGAACTCCTAAAAGGGGCCAACAACTCTTCGGTCGACGTCACCTTTTTAAGACAAGGAGAAACCAAGACTGCAACCATTACCCGCGAGGGTGTAGAGGTAGATGCCGTTCCCTTTTATGATATAATCGATGACAAAACGGGGTATATCGTATTGTCGCGCTTCAACAGAAAAGCTTCCAAACAAACCCAATCGGCCATGCAGGACCTTAAAGGCCGGGGTGCAGAAAGATTGGTCTTGGACCTTAGGGGAAACCCCGGAGGGTTGCTATCCGAAGCCATCAATGTAACCAACCTTTTTGTGCCCAAGGGAGAGTTGATCGTGACCACGAAATCCAAGGTAAAAAAGTTCAATCAGGAATACAGAACCAAAAACAAGCCAGAGGATGAAGAGATTCCCCTTGTTGTTCTGATAGATGGAAAAAGTGCTTCGGCCAGTGAAATTGTTTCGGGCGGACTTCAGGATTTGGACCGTGCCGTAATTGTTGGGGCCCGAAGCTTTGGTAAAGGTTTGGTGCAACGCCCCTTAAAACTTACTTACGGAACACAGTTAAAAGTAACAATATCAAGATATTATACCCCTTCCGGTAGATGCATCCAATCTTTGGATTATTGGAACCGCGATGCACAGGGCAATGCCGTTCGAAACACTGATTTTAAAGAATTCACTACCAGAAACGGGCGAAAAGTATGGGATGGTGGAGGAGTAATGCCAGACATTACCATTGAATCTTTAAAAACCAATTCCCTTATTGATGCTCTGGAGGAAACCAATATCGTTTTTGATTTTGCCACGGATTATTTCTACGACCACAATTTTGATTCGGTGGAAAATTTTAATTTTTCCGATGGTGATTATAGCGCATTTAAAACCTATGCCCAAGAACAGAACTTCTCCTATCAGACCAAAACAGAAAAACTTTTGGAAGAATCCATTAATGGTGATGACACCTTATTGGGGGGCAATGTCCAAGAAAAGTACAAAGACCTTCTTTTGGCCGTAAATAAAGGTAAAATAACCGCTTTGGACACCTTTAAAAAGGAAATCCAAAAGAAGTTGGAAGATGAGATCATAACCCGATACTTTTACCGGGATGGGCTTTACAAATACTATTTGGACCATGACGATGCCATATTGACCGCAAAAGAATTGTTGGACGATACTTCCAAATACGCTGCAATTTTAAAGTAG
- the rnpA gene encoding ribonuclease P protein component, translating to MGMFSVLMTLQEVVSNMQSEKPDSKKEKTPLRSPQGDNFDFSFPKKEKLTNKKMFEALFTEGKNLREFPLKLIYLNTNFKDEVPVKVAVVAPKRQFKSAVDRNRIKRLLREAYRRNKPLIFNNIEGNFAFIFLYLGKKTPRFNEVDAAMKKLLEAFINKEFHEKID from the coding sequence ATGGGTATGTTTAGTGTTTTGATGACCTTACAAGAAGTCGTATCTAATATGCAAAGTGAAAAACCTGATTCAAAAAAAGAAAAAACACCCCTAAGGTCCCCTCAAGGGGACAATTTTGATTTTTCCTTTCCCAAAAAAGAAAAGCTCACCAACAAAAAAATGTTCGAAGCACTTTTTACGGAAGGTAAAAATCTGCGTGAATTCCCTTTAAAGTTGATTTACCTCAACACCAATTTTAAGGATGAGGTGCCTGTAAAAGTTGCTGTGGTCGCCCCAAAAAGACAATTCAAATCCGCAGTAGACCGTAACCGCATCAAGCGGCTTTTAAGGGAGGCTTACAGACGCAACAAACCCCTCATTTTTAACAACATTGAGGGAAATTTTGCGTTCATATTTTTATACCTTGGCAAGAAGACCCCACGTTTTAATGAAGTTGATGCGGCCATGAAAAAACTGTTAGAGGCCTTTATAAATAAAGAATTCCATGAAAAGATTGATTAA
- a CDS encoding IS110 family transposase: METELNFIGIDVSKDTLDICLLSERSRSFIVKNREKDIARFFNALLEENISYHICAENTGKYTWSLMSVLADMDCDFYVVNPLHLKRSLGLVRGKNDKVDAVRIAHFIKKNYTETKTYVQKRNVIEDLQILLSERGFRINQRKQLKTKNKELMVLGNQKLAKHIIEQNNRLIKELTVQVKAIEQQVRALLKSDTKLNTLSRQLKSIPGVGDVLCWNILVKTNEFKSITQPRKLACYCGVAPFQNTSGTSIFGRNRVSNLADKSLKKLLHLGAMSAIRLENDLALYYKRKVNEGKNKMSVLNAVRNKIIHLIFALIKNQAFYQNRLVAS; the protein is encoded by the coding sequence ATGGAAACAGAACTGAATTTTATAGGTATCGATGTGAGTAAAGATACTTTGGACATTTGCCTGCTCAGTGAGCGGTCAAGATCTTTTATTGTCAAAAACAGGGAAAAGGATATAGCCCGGTTCTTTAATGCCCTGTTGGAAGAGAACATAAGCTATCATATCTGTGCTGAGAACACAGGGAAATATACTTGGTCGTTAATGAGTGTCCTTGCTGATATGGATTGTGATTTTTATGTGGTAAATCCGTTGCACTTAAAGCGGAGCCTTGGACTTGTCAGGGGCAAAAACGATAAAGTAGATGCTGTTAGAATTGCACATTTTATAAAGAAGAACTACACTGAGACCAAAACCTATGTCCAAAAGAGAAACGTTATCGAAGACCTTCAGATCCTTTTGTCCGAGAGAGGTTTTAGAATCAACCAAAGAAAACAACTAAAGACCAAGAACAAAGAATTAATGGTTCTTGGGAATCAAAAATTGGCCAAGCACATAATTGAACAGAACAACAGATTGATCAAAGAATTGACTGTTCAAGTAAAGGCCATTGAACAGCAGGTCAGGGCCCTTCTGAAATCGGACACCAAGCTAAATACATTGAGCAGGCAATTAAAATCCATTCCCGGTGTTGGCGATGTCCTGTGCTGGAACATTCTTGTGAAGACAAATGAATTTAAGAGCATAACCCAACCAAGGAAATTAGCTTGTTACTGTGGTGTGGCACCTTTTCAAAACACCTCCGGAACATCTATATTTGGGCGGAACAGGGTGTCGAACTTAGCTGATAAATCGTTGAAAAAATTATTGCACCTTGGTGCAATGAGCGCTATCAGGTTAGAAAATGACCTGGCCCTTTATTACAAGAGAAAGGTAAATGAGGGCAAAAACAAAATGAGTGTCTTAAACGCCGTAAGGAACAAAATCATCCACCTTATTTTTGCACTAATAAAAAACCAAGCTTTTTATCAAAATCGTTTGGTTGCGTCATAG
- a CDS encoding GNAT family N-acetyltransferase, with product MEVLVKTFEELSTKELYQILRLRSEVFVVEQDCVYQDVDNKDQKALHVIGIKNDEVVAYTRIFKPGDYFDNVSIGRVVVSKNQRKYGLGKQIMQASLAAIYQRFPHKAIEISAQSYLLKFYTELGFNAFGEEYLEDGIPHRRMLKE from the coding sequence ATGGAAGTATTGGTAAAAACCTTTGAAGAGCTCTCCACCAAAGAACTCTACCAAATTTTACGTCTTCGCAGCGAGGTTTTTGTGGTGGAACAGGACTGTGTGTATCAAGATGTGGACAACAAAGATCAAAAAGCACTACATGTTATCGGTATTAAAAATGATGAAGTAGTAGCTTACACACGAATTTTTAAACCTGGGGATTATTTTGATAATGTAAGTATAGGCCGGGTAGTTGTGAGCAAAAATCAACGCAAATATGGACTGGGCAAACAGATTATGCAGGCTTCGTTAGCTGCTATTTATCAAAGATTTCCGCACAAAGCGATAGAAATTTCCGCGCAATCCTATCTATTAAAGTTTTATACAGAACTAGGTTTTAATGCCTTTGGCGAAGAATATTTGGAAGATGGTATTCCGCATAGAAGAATGTTGAAAGAATGA
- a CDS encoding DUF559 domain-containing protein: MGKIKQRALGVQFHRQVPLLEYIVDFYCHELRLAIEIDGVSHEFKYDKDAQREHQLEKVGVHLIRLQDSEVKNNMFNLLYILIKFVISISMTQPNDFDKKLGFLLVQK, encoded by the coding sequence GTGGGAAAAATAAAGCAGCGTGCTTTGGGAGTACAATTTCATCGGCAGGTTCCACTGCTTGAGTACATTGTTGATTTTTATTGTCATGAATTGCGGCTTGCCATTGAAATTGATGGAGTATCCCATGAGTTTAAATATGACAAGGATGCCCAAAGAGAACATCAACTAGAAAAAGTAGGTGTACATTTGATTCGGTTACAGGATAGTGAGGTTAAAAACAATATGTTTAACCTGTTATATATTTTGATAAAATTCGTCATTTCGATTTCTATGACGCAACCAAACGATTTTGATAAAAAGCTTGGTTTTTTATTAGTGCAAAAATAA
- the dcm gene encoding DNA (cytosine-5-)-methyltransferase yields the protein MQKLKVCELFAGVGGFRLGLENTGHYKVVWSNQWEPATKMQHASLVYEARFGTGNHSNTNIENVETSEIPDHDMLVGGFPCQDYSVATSLKNSKGLIGKKGVLWWSIHRILSEKTNKPKYLFLENVDRLLKSPSSQRGRDFAVMLRSLSNLGYAVEWHVINAAEYGMPQRRRRVFFMAYLKGTPFFKKLLKSHPKDWILKEGTISAAFPVDQTAQNLVSFDLEEDLVALSHNFNTEKGLSPFLNSGVCVNGKVSTLKTVPSYDGKRTILSDILENGSIPSEYYIDDADLPKWEYLKGGKKEIRKTKAGFEYNYSEGSMVFPDALDQPSRTIITGEGGKSPSRFKHVVQTSKGLRRLLPVELERLNMFPDNHTQLNGISDAKRAFFMGNALVVGIVEQVGASLFRKISEFEKQVQS from the coding sequence ATGCAAAAACTCAAAGTGTGTGAACTTTTTGCCGGAGTTGGCGGTTTTCGGTTGGGGTTGGAAAATACAGGGCACTACAAAGTAGTGTGGAGCAACCAATGGGAGCCCGCTACCAAAATGCAGCATGCTTCTTTGGTTTATGAAGCGCGGTTTGGAACAGGGAATCACTCCAACACCAATATTGAAAATGTAGAAACTTCCGAAATTCCCGACCACGATATGCTCGTTGGTGGGTTTCCCTGTCAAGATTATTCTGTGGCCACATCTTTGAAAAACTCAAAGGGGCTTATTGGTAAAAAGGGCGTGCTGTGGTGGTCCATCCATCGAATTCTTTCCGAGAAAACGAACAAACCAAAATATCTTTTTTTGGAAAATGTGGATCGCCTGTTAAAATCCCCTTCTTCCCAAAGGGGTCGCGATTTTGCCGTGATGCTCCGTAGTTTATCGAATTTGGGTTATGCTGTGGAATGGCACGTAATAAATGCGGCGGAATATGGAATGCCACAGCGCCGAAGGCGCGTTTTTTTTATGGCGTATTTAAAGGGTACTCCTTTTTTTAAAAAGCTCCTAAAATCCCACCCAAAAGATTGGATTTTGAAAGAAGGAACTATTTCTGCTGCCTTTCCGGTCGACCAAACAGCTCAAAATTTGGTTTCTTTTGATTTGGAAGAAGATTTAGTGGCCTTGTCCCATAATTTCAATACAGAAAAAGGCCTTTCCCCATTTTTAAACTCCGGTGTTTGTGTTAATGGTAAAGTATCTACCCTAAAAACAGTTCCTTCTTACGATGGAAAAAGAACGATACTCTCCGATATTTTGGAAAATGGTTCCATTCCTTCGGAATATTATATTGATGATGCCGATTTGCCCAAATGGGAATATTTAAAGGGCGGCAAAAAAGAAATACGAAAGACCAAAGCTGGTTTTGAATACAATTACAGCGAGGGAAGCATGGTTTTTCCCGATGCACTTGATCAACCTTCCAGAACCATAATAACCGGCGAGGGCGGTAAATCCCCTTCCCGGTTTAAGCACGTGGTCCAAACCTCCAAGGGACTGCGAAGACTTTTACCTGTTGAATTGGAACGGTTGAACATGTTTCCGGATAATCACACTCAGTTAAATGGCATTTCGGATGCCAAACGTGCCTTTTTTATGGGCAACGCTCTTGTGGTGGGAATTGTGGAACAAGTAGGTGCTTCCCTGTTCCGAAAAATATCCGAATTTGAAAAGCAAGTTCAAAGCTGA
- a CDS encoding DUF2157 domain-containing protein has protein sequence MAKIEREDIQTISQHSNWSKSGVSKTLLRHIYPDKTAWQRFLALLFLGLGLSFCIAGIIFFFAFNWSQMHKFFKLGLVEALIVLVFLSIYFFRAKPFVKKALLTVASVLVGVLYAVFGQVYQTGANAYDLFLVWTLFITVWAVISNFSLLWLVYIALINITLVLYAAQVSLTWDAMFLSILLFGVNTLFSVLFIALPKLTRLKAYPTWFTNVLILAATTIGTIGVSGGIMEKKDISFYVLLVFVFLFFCSGLWYGKITRNLFYLSVIPFGVIIVFCAFLLNISEDAGMLFVIGLFIIASISLLIKTLLNLQKKWTG, from the coding sequence ATGGCAAAAATTGAACGGGAAGATATACAGACCATAAGCCAGCACAGTAATTGGTCAAAAAGTGGGGTCTCTAAGACCTTGCTCCGCCATATTTATCCCGATAAGACCGCTTGGCAGCGTTTTTTAGCGCTGCTGTTCCTGGGCCTGGGCCTTTCCTTTTGTATTGCCGGTATTATTTTCTTCTTCGCCTTTAACTGGTCGCAGATGCACAAGTTCTTTAAACTTGGCCTCGTTGAGGCGCTTATTGTTTTGGTTTTTTTGTCCATCTATTTTTTTAGGGCAAAGCCTTTTGTCAAAAAAGCATTGCTTACCGTGGCCTCTGTTCTTGTTGGTGTTCTTTACGCTGTTTTTGGGCAAGTATACCAAACCGGGGCCAACGCATACGATCTTTTTCTTGTTTGGACCTTGTTCATTACTGTTTGGGCAGTTATTTCCAATTTTTCCCTGTTGTGGTTGGTTTATATTGCGCTCATCAACATAACCCTTGTGCTTTATGCCGCACAGGTGTCCCTTACTTGGGATGCCATGTTTCTCTCCATCTTGCTTTTTGGCGTGAACACCCTATTTTCTGTACTTTTTATTGCACTGCCCAAACTAACAAGGCTAAAGGCATATCCAACCTGGTTTACCAATGTTTTGATTTTGGCGGCAACAACCATTGGCACAATAGGAGTGTCCGGCGGTATCATGGAAAAGAAAGACATTTCCTTTTATGTGCTGTTGGTCTTTGTTTTTTTATTTTTTTGCTCAGGCCTATGGTATGGGAAAATAACGCGAAACCTATTCTATCTGTCCGTCATTCCCTTTGGCGTCATCATCGTTTTTTGTGCTTTTCTCCTCAATATTTCTGAAGATGCGGGCATGCTATTTGTCATTGGCCTATTCATTATCGCCAGCATATCCTTATTGATAAAAACCTTATTGAACCTTCAAAAAAAATGGACAGGATAG
- a CDS encoding M1 family metallopeptidase, producing MKRLQSLFFTAFFGATLFLSAQNSGSWQQHVDYTMDVQMDVKTYQYTGTQKLVYTNNSPDELSRVFYHLYYNAFQPGSEMDIRLLNIKDPDKRMMEDGKSRIASLSESEMGYLHAKSLTQDGQPVSFTEEGTILVVDLAKPIPAGGKTTLEMSFEGQVPLQIRRSGRNSKEGVALSMSQWYPKLSEYDFEGWHPNPYIAREFHGVWGDFDVKITLDKDYTVGGSGYLQNPQEIGHGYETLGTKVKTKGKTLTWHFKAPQVHDFMWAADPEYIHDVYKMEDGPALHFLYKDNPEFNENWEKLQPKTAEAMAFFSKNIGKYPYEQYSVIQGGDGGMEYAMSTLITGEREFGSLVGVMVHEMAHSWFQHVLATNESEHEWMDEGFTSFISSLCMNQIMEQNKQNPFEGSYRGYYALVNSGLEMPQSTHADRYTTNFAYGVSAYSKGSIFLSQLGYVIGQDKLMETIQKYFEDFKFKHPVPNDIKRTAEKVSGMELNWYLTDWTQTTNTIDYGIKSVEADGDKTTVTMERIGEMPMPLDILVVGADGTQETYYVPLRMMYGEKDNPYPNLNRTVLEDWPWAYPTYEFTLDMPLDNVQAIMIDPSQLMADVDGENNVYQAGE from the coding sequence ATGAAGCGTTTACAATCCCTCTTTTTTACAGCCTTTTTCGGGGCCACTCTTTTTTTAAGTGCACAAAATTCGGGCAGCTGGCAACAGCATGTGGACTATACCATGGATGTACAAATGGATGTGAAAACATACCAATACACCGGTACTCAAAAATTGGTTTACACCAATAACTCTCCGGATGAATTGAGCCGTGTTTTTTATCATTTGTACTACAATGCCTTCCAGCCCGGTAGTGAAATGGATATCAGGCTCCTAAACATCAAAGACCCGGATAAAAGGATGATGGAAGACGGGAAAAGCAGGATTGCATCGCTTTCGGAAAGTGAAATGGGGTATTTGCATGCCAAATCCTTAACGCAGGACGGCCAACCCGTTTCTTTTACCGAGGAAGGAACCATTCTTGTGGTGGATTTGGCGAAACCTATTCCAGCAGGAGGAAAAACGACTTTGGAAATGTCTTTTGAAGGTCAGGTTCCCCTTCAAATAAGACGTTCTGGAAGAAACAGTAAAGAAGGTGTTGCGCTTTCCATGAGCCAATGGTACCCCAAACTTTCGGAATACGATTTTGAAGGCTGGCATCCAAACCCTTACATAGCCCGTGAATTCCATGGCGTGTGGGGCGATTTTGATGTGAAAATCACTTTGGACAAAGATTACACGGTCGGAGGTTCCGGATATCTTCAAAACCCGCAAGAAATTGGACATGGTTATGAAACACTCGGCACCAAAGTAAAAACCAAGGGCAAAACATTGACATGGCACTTTAAAGCACCCCAAGTACACGATTTTATGTGGGCCGCTGATCCAGAGTACATCCACGATGTTTATAAAATGGAAGATGGTCCAGCCCTTCATTTCTTGTACAAAGACAACCCGGAATTCAATGAAAACTGGGAAAAACTTCAGCCTAAAACGGCGGAAGCCATGGCATTTTTTAGTAAAAATATTGGCAAATACCCTTACGAACAATATTCAGTAATTCAAGGCGGTGATGGTGGAATGGAGTATGCCATGAGCACCTTGATCACCGGCGAACGTGAATTTGGTAGTTTGGTCGGGGTAATGGTGCACGAAATGGCGCACTCTTGGTTCCAACATGTACTGGCAACCAACGAGTCCGAACACGAATGGATGGACGAGGGGTTTACTTCTTTCATCAGTAGCCTGTGCATGAACCAAATTATGGAGCAGAACAAGCAAAACCCTTTCGAGGGGTCGTACAGGGGCTATTATGCCTTGGTCAACTCCGGTTTGGAAATGCCACAGTCCACCCATGCCGATAGATACACCACGAATTTTGCTTATGGTGTTTCAGCTTACAGCAAAGGATCCATATTCCTTTCTCAACTGGGGTACGTAATCGGTCAAGATAAACTAATGGAAACCATTCAAAAATATTTCGAAGACTTTAAGTTTAAGCACCCCGTGCCCAACGACATTAAAAGAACAGCAGAAAAAGTATCGGGAATGGAGCTTAATTGGTACTTGACCGATTGGACACAGACAACCAACACCATAGATTACGGTATTAAAAGTGTTGAGGCTGATGGGGACAAGACCACGGTAACCATGGAACGCATCGGTGAAATGCCCATGCCTTTGGATATTTTGGTTGTAGGTGCCGATGGAACACAAGAAACGTACTATGTGCCATTGCGCATGATGTATGGGGAAAAAGACAACCCTTACCCCAATCTAAATCGCACTGTTTTAGAGGATTGGCCCTGGGCTTACCCAACTTACGAGTTTACGTTGGATATGCCTTTGGACAATGTTCAAGCCATTATGATAGACCCATCGCAATTGATGGCCGACGTGGATGGGGAAAACAACGTATATCAAGCAGGGGAATAA
- a CDS encoding cation diffusion facilitator family transporter has product MGHNHHHHHGHSHAHPDLKGRNLLISIVLNIGITLAQIIGGLLSGSLALLSDALHNFSDVLSLMISYGARRLGQRKASSHKTFGYKRAEILAAFINAATLVVVAIILMKEAVERLLDPQVIESNLVIWLALIAILGNGFSVLLLKKDSEHNMNMKSAYLHLLTDMMASVAVLIGGILMKYFQIYWVDAILTMIIGIYLIYMGYDLLKESTKVLMLFTPKSVVIQDIVESICTIEPVKNVHHVHIWQLNEDEVHMEAHIDFKNDIRLSEFDAILEKIEEHVYHKHGINHVNIQPEFDKCDSKNVIVQD; this is encoded by the coding sequence ATGGGTCACAACCATCACCACCATCATGGACATTCGCATGCACATCCCGACCTAAAAGGGAGAAACTTGCTCATATCCATTGTTCTTAACATAGGTATTACATTGGCCCAAATTATTGGGGGATTGCTCTCGGGTAGTTTGGCACTCTTGTCCGATGCACTTCACAATTTTAGCGATGTACTCTCTTTAATGATCAGTTATGGTGCCAGGAGATTGGGTCAAAGGAAAGCATCCAGCCACAAAACATTTGGGTATAAACGAGCAGAGATATTGGCCGCATTTATAAATGCAGCAACCCTTGTGGTTGTGGCCATAATTTTAATGAAAGAAGCTGTTGAAAGGTTGCTTGATCCCCAAGTAATCGAATCAAATCTCGTAATTTGGCTTGCGTTGATTGCCATTTTAGGCAACGGCTTTAGCGTGTTGTTATTGAAAAAGGATTCCGAACACAACATGAATATGAAATCCGCCTACCTGCACTTACTTACGGATATGATGGCCTCCGTAGCCGTTTTGATTGGTGGTATTTTGATGAAATATTTTCAGATTTATTGGGTAGATGCCATATTGACCATGATCATTGGTATTTATTTGATCTATATGGGGTATGACCTTTTGAAGGAATCGACCAAAGTATTGATGCTTTTTACCCCAAAGTCTGTGGTCATACAGGATATTGTGGAATCTATATGTACCATAGAGCCGGTAAAAAATGTACACCATGTGCACATTTGGCAACTCAATGAAGACGAAGTCCACATGGAGGCCCACATCGACTTTAAGAACGATATTCGACTTTCTGAATTCGATGCAATTTTAGAAAAAATAGAAGAACACGTCTATCACAAACACGGTATCAACCATGTAAATATTCAACCGGAATTTGATAAGTGCGATTCCAAAAATGTAATAGTTCAGGATTAA